TATGTGCTTTGTAGTTAAATTCTTGTAAACATTGTCAAATTGCGATGTATTCGATATTTCAACAAATTGTGTAATAAATTTGTTATGCATTTACGAGTAGAATAAATGGTGAAGagttgaaataatatttgtcagtcagtcagtcagtctgtctgtctgtctgtctgtctgtctgtctgtctgtctgtcccgtcctctccgtctgtctgtctgtctgtctgtctgtctgtctgtctgtctgtctgtctgtctgtctgtctgtctgtcagtcagctgtgaatgtaaatatatcatgtcTAATTTGTCATGGTTTATGTTTCCAAAGGTAGCTCTGTAACATGTCTCGCATTCATGAGAAAACACGGGACTTGTAGCGGTGTTAGGCCACGTGACAAGCATAGTGTATCCTACAGTGTCTCAAATACGATCTGCACTTTGCAGacaccaaacaacaacaacaacaacaacaacaacaacaacaacaacaacacatacaacaacaaatacaaatacatagatAAATGACCCAGACCATAGAGTCCCCTCGACCTAGTAAATGAAGTAGTCGAATGAAGACTGACAGAAAATAAATGAAGACAAAGGAACTTCGTTAtaattgttcacacacacacatgtgcctgcgtacatacatacatacatacatacatacatacatacatacatacatacatacatacatacatacatacatacatacatacatacatacgactAATGGGGTCCTGATAGGAATTGACAAAATCACAATTTTAATTATCCGGGGTAGTCTATCTACATAGAGGTGCAAGTACATATAGTATAAGTACACACAGAGATGCATGTCCATCCATTTCTAACGTTTGACGTAATAGGTGTTTGATTTACGCAGGGTTGatctttgtctttctttttccGCATGCCTTTTTATGACGGTATGGCTCCATATTTGACGGATGTTGCCAACGAGAACTTAATAAATTTAATACTGCGATTGGTTGAAGAAATGATTCTTTACCTCGATGCAAGTTACTATTTATATTTGCCAAGTTAAGAAGCCCAGGTCTGGATTGATCATCTTCCCATTGCTATAACCTCAACACCTTATCAATATGTCATCGTCTAAAGTCTACGACCCCTCGCCAAATGGACGTAAATAGTTCATAAAAGTATAGTGAGTTTATAAGAAGTTAACGTATACGTACAAGAACAGAAATGCATGTTCCCAAAGTGAATATGTTTGGTTTTATTTCGGTTTATTATGTTCTATCAGTACATGGTGGTCAATAcaattcaaaattatgtttaGAATGAAACCAACTGAAATTCTATTTTGCACAAATTGCACATGTCAGTTCATAACCATCAACGTACGGAGCACACGGTATAGAACTACCGGTGGGACATCGACCTTCTACAGGATACAGTCGTCCGCCGATAACGCTTTCCGCTGTACCTACTATGAAGCCTCCTTCAACATCCACGCAGACGTGTTCAGTCGTTTGGTAACTGTTTCTCCCTGCCAtcagaaagccatgataaaccACGTCCCAATCACTCGGACAATCATTCCTCGCTGGATACATGATAATATTGTCGTGGAGGTCGTCCAAACAAACAGCGCATGAAACATCATGATACCGCTTATCCACAAATGGACCTGTACTTCCTGAATATTCGGTGTGGTATAAGTAACCTCGGTCAAGTTGGATATCGCTTTCAActtcattttcatcataatCTGGCAAAATGGGTAAACACAAGTAGTTTGCTCCATTTCCAGGGTGGTTGTAATATTTGCTGGCCATGATTCCTGTAATGAATTATGGTGAGCTTTGCTAATAATGGTTGGACAAGAGTTTCAGTAAGGTGTGTTAGAGAGGGTTTTATATGTAATTTGGGATGTGATAAACACTTACCTGGCAGAATTATTCAAATAACATACTAAAATAAACTTTTCAAGTTTCAATATCTTATCGTTTCTGACCAACTCGTGAAAGAATGATAAACAAAGTGTAAATAGAATACTACTGCAAACATTACACTAGTCTACTTGGTGAAATGGTAAAGGGGAGCTTCTTCAAGAGTCAGAAGGTGCTTCAATTTTTGAATATAATCGTGATAGTAACTATCTTACAACTTTGACTTCTATTGCCGCGAGCTCAGCAAGACTACTTTTTTGATTGAATGCTAACTTTCATGTGCATAAATTGTAATGCAAATGTGAATaagaaattatacattttgttaAATGAGATACAGGAAACTTATCCACAATTAACAAAATCAAATTTGGCATTATTCcggttttttaaaatataaaaatctCCCCACATTACGTATATATGTGGAATGACAAACGTATTCAAGCAAATAACGTGATATTAATGTCAACTCAACATAATAGAAAATTACTAACCATTGTACACCTCTGTCGTGTTAACCGGGCAATTATTATGACCCCATCTCAGAAAGACAACACCACCGGGAGTAATCGGttctggagagagagagagagagagagagagagagagagagagagagagagagagagagagagagagagagagagagagagagagagagagagagagagagagagagagagagagagagagagagagagagagagagagagagagagagagacagacagacagacagacagacagacagacagacagacaaaaaaatcCAGTGAGAAATTAGCTATGAGCAGAAGTTAGTGTAGCGTGTTAGCAACTTACCACAGCCACAATATCGATGTGTCCCTTATATTAttgaggggggagagagagagagagagagagagagagagagagagagagagagagagagagagagagataataaatgtaaaatttcCTCTCTATTCACTATAGTTAGAAAAATACTATCATATTAATACTATCATACTAATATCATCTCCGTTACATCCTCGTAGAACCCTACCTGAATCAGCTCCCGAGTTTGAAGACAGATACAAGACCCACAACAGAAGTGTAACTTTGAAGGACATTCCTTGGTTTTAGTTACACAAACTAGATGTATGCTTGGAAATCAATGGAACTGGGTTCAATCTCACCAATTTTCATTTACCTTGCTGACATGAACTGGATGAGTCAACTCACGTGTCTGGTATCTACCAATAATGTATCGCAAATATCGTACCGAAATCCAACACACGAAGTAGACAGAAGGTGATGAACACGGTGCGACGGGGAAAATGCCAAATTACACAGTTCatatatttatctgattttAAAAAGAAACTGTTCTTGTTATCTTCCAATAGCTAGTCGAGAACACACCAGCTGTGTAATTGAGTATGATTTATCATAGACATATATAATAGCCCTAcactaatatatgtatatatatatatatatgtatatgtatatatatatatgtgtgtgtgtgtgtgtgtgtattagtgtgtttgtgtttgtttgtgtttgtgtttgtgtttgtgtttgtgtttgtgtttgtgtttgtgtttgtgtttgtgtttgtgtttgtgtttgtgtttgtgtttgtttgtgtctgtgtctgtgtctgtgtctgtgtctgtgtctgtgtctgtgtctgtgtctgtctgcttgtcaaTATCCAAATATGAATGTTAGAGTTGTTGACGGCATTCTAGAAACCTATAATCCGGCAATGCAATGACCATAGATCGGAACGCAAGAAATACCTACATCCTTCCATTGAAAATACCATTCGCAAAACTTTCTCAATTTCTTCaaacttttaaataaatattctaCTCCTTTACAATTCCTCTAGATATGGTGACATCTCTTACTTTGTTGTTTTGGAATACTCCATCCTGAAGgtcaatttgggtaaataattGATTATTGAGTCTATCAAAATGGtatcattatcaaattatcaGTAAACTGTTGACATAACCCAAAGTTGTCGTcattacattaatttatcaTGAAAAATATGGGCTTTACAAACGCGTGTTTAATATTAGACCACTATTTTCAGAACACTATTTTATATAGTTTCCTGagttgaaatacaaaatataacatcaatatattgaattggggataattatataatatttgatatgttataCTATATAACTGAGTGTTTAATTTAGAAAACGTCAAAGACCTTGTGTACCCCGTTTAAACTGACTAGTCCCATCATTCGACGTGACTTTTAATGATTTTCAGCATAAAAGACTGACTGACCACCCACCAAATTTTAGTTCTATAACTCCATATTTATGTTTACCCCCATCTTATGGAAAAAGCCAACACTGTTATCTCTTTCAAATTGAATAATATATCGCAATAGATAAACTATCGCCGCCCTTCTTTTTGGTAGCTAAAGGTAAAGATATCGTTATCTATGGAAATACATACCTTATTCTTGATTGTCACCTGCAGCAGACACGCTTCACAAAGAATCAAACAACGTTTTACAGCTGTCGACTTTTCGTCCATGGTATCTATAAATACCTGTAATTGGTTACCACATGTCACGTGCTTATTTAGAGAATGTTAATGTTTTTTAAAGACTTTGCAACTCATagtttatcattttatgttATTCAAAACAACAATCGCCAATAATGACTTGTACATTACGTACACCATATACTTGCCTGATATTGGTGACATTAGGATCTGCCTTTGACAGTCACTTTTTTGATGAGACTTCTAAGACAGGACTTGTACCCGGTAAGTTAAGATTCCTTGATTGACAGTCGACCTTAAGATATCTGATATGTTTTGTGACATAGTAGTTCCATTATTACTATACCATCTTTAATTTCCATCAACAAAGTTTGTAACTGACCTGTCCTTCATCTATTCATTCTTCTACAGAGCCAATTTCGACAGCGTTGGATACAACAGGTGTTGTTTTTACACGATGGGGTCACAATAATTGCCATGCTGGTATGGACCTTGTCTACAACGGTATATAACACTTACATTTCTTATTTTTGTAACATCTTATCTAAATTGCACTAAGCTGAAACTGgaacattttctgaaattgtttGTTAAATACAATAACCTATTCGTAATATCACCCgtaacagtattgaatcactttGCATCACATGTGGGTAAATGTAGTGGTGCTACTGTACACACAATATGGTACATCTAATCCAATCAACTTGATTTTAGGGTCCGCACCTAAACAAATTAGCGCCCCCAAATGTGACCAccatttcaacctgttactgtaagTACGTCTGGATAAAATCGACATttaattgaaatgtacaatgtctatttttaaacaattttcagtgaatatattgttggttgtctgatcaaaaatataatactcCATTTACAGCTAATAAAAATGGTAAATGGCAAAGCTGGATAAAATTCcaatattcataaaacaacaacCTTTTACAAAACGATTTCGTTTTGTTTTAGATGCTTATGTGTGACAGTCGCTGGATCATTACACAgagtactacatgtatcattaGAGGTTCATGAAGACCTAACTTTTTACAGAGAGAATTACATCATATAATTATGCATAAACATGAGCGTATAGCAGTTATGACATTAAATCATGTATACAGGATGCCAAGCTACATGGAGAAGCGCAGTGTTAAGAAATAACTTTTTGTTATGATGTCATTTATGATACGTTTTGATAGAGTAATCAAGCGGTTAATTTCTGACTGATTGGTTCTCAGTAATAGCATTCTCACTGCATCTctgacggtgccgtaaaaatGTCAGATAAAATCTTTATTCTTAATATTTCCTAggtaagtttgtttgtttggctATAGGATAGTTctttctgtatttgtattttaggTGTCATGAGCGGACAACTTTACAGTCAAAGTGGTAATGGCGCAAATCATTTGTGTCTGCCTATTGTGCCGCTGTATGACATGGACAACGTAACAACTGGTGTTCAAACTGATCGTGCCTACCTATATCACACTGAGTATCGCAACCCATCCGGTCCGTTCCTTGATAGGCAATATCATGACATTCCATGTGCCGTTTGTCTAGATGGCACTCACAATAACATTATTGTGTATCCAGCCCAAAATACCTGTCCTGATGGATGGGATGTTGAATACAAGGGGTTTCTCATGGCAGAGCGAACTAGCTATGGAACGGTTGATCATGTATGTGTTGACGTGGAGGGAAGAGTTGTTCTAGGCTCAGCTACAGACGTCAATTCGGCATTTCTGTACTCGGTGGAAGGCCGCTGTCCAGCAGGCAGTGCTATACCATGCGCTCCGTATGTTGATGGTTATGAATTATCGTGTGTCGTGTGTGCAATTTGAAAAGTAActgaaatttcttttaaatattggtctgtatactacagtGGTAATAAACCAATGGCCACCCTTTCGATTGAAAGGAGGTTAGGGTCTTCGGTATAACATCGATtctgtttgttttaatttgtttgtgttGATTTGTTAGGCTAGGAATTTACAATGGATTATCATCATTATAGTTTTTATCCTAACTGTAGAACAATATTAAAAATTCAATTATTCGTCCACCCATTCACTCATTTCAACCACTATCTTAATAAATAGATTAATTGGCCAATAAAATCAAGtactaaaacaaacaatttttatttggtaGTGTTCAATAAAACCAGAGATACATGATTGTATTACAATAGTGGAATGGCTGTTCAGGAAAATCAGATATGCGAAAATTGTATTACGAGTAACTGTGATGCGATGATGTGAATCATAACATACCATGTGCGATATTGTAAAGAGTTATCTTATTTCCTAGGATAGACTTTTCTAACAGATAAAAATCTACAACTTCAAGTGTCAATAGATAGTTGTcgtatatacaaaatgtaatactgTAGGTTTTGACGAAtgcatttgtattgattactcactaaattcaaatatgaaacaacattctatttacatattatataaatattgtatatccAATTCTAAACTGTATTTTCCCAACCCTGAGAATTTGGCATAGCTTTTCTCTCCGTGTAAAAGTTACATCgttgcaaaccacggcctcttttacggcaccgtcgaaACGTGCTGTAAGAACAGTCTcgttatttcgaagtgtagcggaagaaataacagctctggtttacgAGAATGATACGTTATAATGATAAGTTATACAACTATTTTCTCATCTAATGAggaatttaaaatatatttcttattttttttgttcctacacTTCATGGATATTGTGtgtaaatcaaaatatcaataaaatacaaagtCTTATTTATTGCTAGACGTGCAATATTTTTACTCAAAATGCTCTCTTCTTAGAATTAGAAGTTGACCCCCTTCTCTATAAATAGACGGTCTTGGAAATTTTCAACTTGATCAACCGcacatcatttttcattttctccAAACTGTAGACTCGGACACTCcactttaaatttgtgtttCAGTGCACCCCAAGTGTTCTTTAATGTGTCTTTGGGAAGGATCTCAAAACGACACTTGTTGTAACTTTGTAATCCTGAAGGTATTCGATATCACGTTTAGGTTTATAGCTTCCCAGCGGTTCCCGCCTTTTTGCAGGTATGTTTGATGAGAT
This region of Glandiceps talaboti chromosome 4, keGlaTala1.1, whole genome shotgun sequence genomic DNA includes:
- the LOC144434409 gene encoding uncharacterized protein LOC144434409, producing the protein MASKYYNHPGNGANYLCLPILPDYDENEVESDIQLDRGYLYHTEYSGSTGPFVDKRYHDVSCAVCLDDLHDNIIMYPARNDCPSDWDVVYHGFLMAGRNSYQTTEHVCVDVEGGFIVGTAESVIGGRLYPVEGRCPTGSSIPCAPYVDGYELTCAICAK
- the LOC144434410 gene encoding short-chain collagen C4-like, with the translated sequence MTCTLRTPYTCLILVTLGSAFDSHFFDETSKTGLVPEPISTALDTTGVVFTRWGHNNCHAGMDLVYNGVMSGQLYSQSGNGANHLCLPIVPLYDMDNVTTGVQTDRAYLYHTEYRNPSGPFLDRQYHDIPCAVCLDGTHNNIIVYPAQNTCPDGWDVEYKGFLMAERTSYGTVDHVCVDVEGRVVLGSATDVNSAFLYSVEGRCPAGSAIPCAPYVDGYELSCVVCAI